The following DNA comes from Acidicapsa ligni.
TTATGACGGTGTAACCAGTGTGTGGGCTATGGCGAATAGGGCCAGTTCCAGACGGGTTGAGACGCCTGTTTTGTCGAAGATGTTGGAGAGGTGTCTTTTTACTGTTTCCTCGCTCAGGGTGAACTGTTTTGCGATGTCGCGATTGCTACAGCCTTCAACGATGCAGCCCACGACTTCCAGTTCGCGTGGAGTCAGGCCGTAGGTTTTGCGTTGCGGCACTGCGGCTTGTTGCATTAGGGTGTGCAGGGCGCTTACGAGATTTACGACACGCTTGCCGCCGATCCAGTAGTCACCGGCGATGACGGTGCGGATGGAGGTTTGCAGATGATCTGCCAGTGCATCTTTGAGGACGATGCCGCGAGCGCCAATCTGCAGTGCTTCAATAATTTGTTGTGTCGTGATGGTCGAGGTCAGAAGGATGATCTTGACCGTCGGCGTGCCGTTCATGATGGCACGCATGGCTTCAAGACCAGGCAAGCGGGGCATCTGCACATCGAGCAGAAGGATGTCGGGCTCCAGTTCCAGGGTCTGCGTGATGGCTTCATCGCCGTCCGACGCTTCGCCGACAACTTCAAAGCCGGGATGAGCCGAGAGCATGTTGCGTACGCCAATGCGCACAACCGGATGGTCATCCGCCAGAACAATCCGAATCAATCTGTCCGTTGCCGACATTCTTCCCCCTTGTGTTCGTGCTTCAATCTTCGATGGTACTCTGGCATTCGGCAGCGATTGCTCACTGGATACCTTTAGCCAAGTTACTACAGTAATGTTTCTTTCAGCATACTCTGTAATGACTTAAGTGCATTATGCAACTGCAAAACTTCTTTTGGCCACGTCTCACGCAGGTTACTGGATTCCAACCTGGCGGCGGATTGCATCGCGCTTGAAAGGCCCACCATCGCGCATCCACCCTTGATGGAGTGAGCGATGCGAGCTACTTCGGGGGTGTCGTTCGCATTCATGGCTTGTTGCAGTGCATTCAGCCGGGTGGTCAGGTCGTTTGCAACGGCGGTATAAATCTCAGTTACTGCCGCGGCGGGCATCATTGCTTTGAGTTTGTCCAAAATAACTACATCAATAACTACATCGATCGGCTCCGGCTCAGCTTCAGAGCCAGCCGCAACGGTGGAGAGATTATTCTCGTTTCGATTCCCGCTTTGGAGCAGAGTTACAAGATGGGCTGCTTCGATGGGCTTGAGCAAAAAACCATCCGTCGCTTCTCGAATGGAGGCGTTAATCTCGCTGCCGCTGATGGCGATCAGGCGGGCTGGCGAGGCACTTCGCAATGCGTGAACCAGCTCGATGCCGCTGAGGCCGGGCATCTGGGTGTCCATCAGGATCACTTCCGGCTGCGATGTTGAAAGTATGGCCACTGCTTGTTGACCATGCTCGGCTGACGATACGGGGAAGCCTTCCATCTCCAGCAGCATCGATAGAACTTCGCGGCTGATGGGGTCATCGTCGATCAGCAGAATGTGCGGAAGAGATGGAGTGCTAGTTGGGCCAGGCATGTTTCCAGTGTGCCATTGCGAGGGAGGTGTTTGTCATTCTAATTTCCGACGACCAGTGTCTGAAAGCTGCCCTTCATGGGAACGACTCTCAGGGATCCGATGCCTCCGGAGTGGGTGGTATCAAAGCCCTCGATATCGGTCACGAGATACACTTCGCCATTTTCGGAGTTTACGGCCAGTGTATTGGCCCGGCTGCGGGTGGGCAAATCCTGAACGACATCGTAGCTATCGGAGATGTGTTGCTGGATGACGGTGAGGCTTCCCAATCCTGCTCCGTTTGCGCTGTAGATCAAGCCGCGCGTGGGGTCGAACCCGATGCCGCCGACTCCCGGACCGATCGGCAGGGAAGTGATCAGTGTGCCGCGGGATGCATCGAGAACCAGCATCTTCAGGTTGCTGCAACCGACGAACAGGCGCTGTTGATCCTTGTCGATTGCCATTCCCTGGGGATCGTTGCAGTCCGATCCGAGATGGAGCCGATGGATCTGGCTTGATGCCTGGGATGAGGTCGATGACCCGCTCCAATCCAGAACGGGAAGAGGAGTGGAGGGATGTTTCGCTTTTTCTGTCTCCGTCGCGCGAGCGAGTTCACGGAGCTTTGCGACGACTGTTTGCGTGTCGAAACTGTCGATTTCGTTCTGGTCTACGATGTTCACGAAGATCTGGCCGTTGCGGTCCGTTTGCGCAAAGCTTAGCCTGCCCGCGAGCAGCAGGTCACCGATACGGGTGTTGGTTGTGCTGTCGATCACGGTAACGACCGATCTTGTCGGACCGGTGGTTTGTGCCGGGTCGCTCGCGATTGAGGCGCAAATTGCAAAGACCGTTGCAGTCACCGGATCGAAGACGATTGCCTGCGGACTGGGACCACTGCGGATATTGGCCACAACATCTTTCATGCGCCGGTCGAAGACCTTTACCTGGCTGGATTGTCCATCGGTCACGTAGCCATACTGACCGCTGTCTTCGAGCGCTACGCTGTGCGCCTCGCCGATGTCGGGGACGACTCCCATCAACTTGCCGGCGTTCAGGTCGACGATCTGCACGACCGATCCGTGGGCGATATAAAGTTGGAGTGCTTTGGAGTCAATCGCAAGATTGCCCCATACACCCTCCCCACCGATTCTCCAGGTCGTTTTGATGAAGAATGGGTGGGCAGGCAGGTCGGTTGCTTTGGGCGGCTCTTGAGCGGCAAGGGTGGCACAGCATGCCAGACAGAATGCCAGAATTCTTTTCATTGCTCTCCGGTCCTGGATTCTACGATCCTATCTTTGTTGGACGTGGATCGAGCAATCGAAGCCGCTTTTATTCGTCACTGACGGAGACTTCATGCAGCCAGCCGGGATGTTTGAGTAGTTCGCGTGGACGCGAACCGTCGGGAGCACCGACCAGGCCATCGCGCTCCATGAGGTCGATGAGGTGCGCGGCGCGGCCGTAGCCGATTCGTAGACGGCGCTGCAGCAGGGAAGTGGAGGCTTTGCCGAACTCGAAGACCAGGCGTACTGCGTCGTCGAAAAGTTCGTCGTTGTCGTCCTCTGCGGCGCCGGTGCCTTCGCCATGCGCACGTTCTTCACGCGGCGCCTCAAGGAAGCCCTCGACATATTCGGCCTCGCCTTGCGCCTTCCAGAAATCGACGACGGCCGCGGTTTCCTTTTCGCTCACATAAGGGGCGTGTAGGCGCATCAACCTTGAGGTTCCCGGCGGACGGAAGAGCATGTCGCCGCGCCCGAGCAGCGACTCCGCGCCGTTGTCGTCGATGATGGTGCGCGAGTCGACTTTAGAGGCCAGGCGGAAGCTGATGCGTGTCGGTACGTTGGCCTTGATGAGGCCGGTGATTACATCCACCGAAGGACGCTGCGTCGCCAAGATCAGATGAATGCCGACGGCACG
Coding sequences within:
- a CDS encoding response regulator transcription factor, which encodes MSATDRLIRIVLADDHPVVRIGVRNMLSAHPGFEVVGEASDGDEAITQTLELEPDILLLDVQMPRLPGLEAMRAIMNGTPTVKIILLTSTITTQQIIEALQIGARGIVLKDALADHLQTSIRTVIAGDYWIGGKRVVNLVSALHTLMQQAAVPQRKTYGLTPRELEVVGCIVEGCSNRDIAKQFTLSEETVKRHLSNIFDKTGVSTRLELALFAIAHTLVTPS
- a CDS encoding YncE family protein, giving the protein MKRILAFCLACCATLAAQEPPKATDLPAHPFFIKTTWRIGGEGVWGNLAIDSKALQLYIAHGSVVQIVDLNAGKLMGVVPDIGEAHSVALEDSGQYGYVTDGQSSQVKVFDRRMKDVVANIRSGPSPQAIVFDPVTATVFAICASIASDPAQTTGPTRSVVTVIDSTTNTRIGDLLLAGRLSFAQTDRNGQIFVNIVDQNEIDSFDTQTVVAKLRELARATETEKAKHPSTPLPVLDWSGSSTSSQASSQIHRLHLGSDCNDPQGMAIDKDQQRLFVGCSNLKMLVLDASRGTLITSLPIGPGVGGIGFDPTRGLIYSANGAGLGSLTVIQQHISDSYDVVQDLPTRSRANTLAVNSENGEVYLVTDIEGFDTTHSGGIGSLRVVPMKGSFQTLVVGN
- a CDS encoding response regulator; translation: MPGPTSTPSLPHILLIDDDPISREVLSMLLEMEGFPVSSAEHGQQAVAILSTSQPEVILMDTQMPGLSGIELVHALRSASPARLIAISGSEINASIREATDGFLLKPIEAAHLVTLLQSGNRNENNLSTVAAGSEAEPEPIDVVIDVVILDKLKAMMPAAAVTEIYTAVANDLTTRLNALQQAMNANDTPEVARIAHSIKGGCAMVGLSSAMQSAARLESSNLRETWPKEVLQLHNALKSLQSMLKETLL